In the genome of Flavobacteriaceae bacterium YJPT1-3, the window TATAAAGAAGGGGATCGCCAAAAGAATCAATCCCACCGTATAGATCAGCAAACTCAATTGAAAATTGAGCGCCTGACGACCGTGGTTGTCAATAAATCGAGAATCCTTTTTGACTACACTCCACAAAATAAGGGGAGCGATAAAGTTTCCAAAGGGGATAAACCACTTACTGAAGGTGGATAAATGCATAAGAGAAGCTAATGTTCTGCTATTGGTTGAGGTGTTATTTTCCATTGCTTATTAATTTCCTTTACAAATATGTATCTAAAAGATGGTATTATGTTACGCATAGTACTATAATTAACAAATATTTAACACATAGACTGGTGGGTTAAGAATCGATTTTTCTGAGTACTTTTACCGCAATTCAATACTGCTATGAGCCTTAATCCAAGTAAATTCAACTGGTATACTTTTTTTAATCTTCCGTCGGCCTGGTGGACTGGCGTTCGGGTTAAAGCTATTGATGCGCATCAGTGTGTGGTCAGCGTAAAACATCGATGGATCAATCAGAATCCTTTTCGTTCTATGTTTTGGGCGGTACAGGGAATGGCGGCCGAATTGGCGACCGGGGCCCTGGTCATGTTGGCGATCAGAAATAGCGGAAAAAAGATTTCGATGTTGGTAGCCAATAACAACGCCACTTTCACCAAGAAGGCTACCGGAAGAATCACCTTTAGGTGTCAGGATGGCGCGAAAATTCAAGAAGCCATCGATCGCGCAGTCGCTACCGGCGAGGGGCAAACCTGCTGGATGCAGTCGGTAGGTGTCAATAAAGAGGGAATTCCCGTAAGCACCTTTAATTTTGAATGGACGGTTAAAGCCAAGTCGGTCTAAACGCCCTGCTCTTCAGATCAAAGTGATATCCTTGTAACGAAGCGGTATTCATCGCTACCTATAGATGATCATAAATTAACAATCAACACTTTTACGCATGAATGCACACGAAATTGACTACCACATCTACGGGGAAGAGATGCAGTATGTAGAAATCGAACTAGACCCCCAAGAAGGAGTAATTGCTGAAGCCGGCAGTTTTATGATGATGGATGACGGCATTAAAATGGAAACCATCTTTGGTGACGGATCTAAAAATGACAGCAGTATCATGGGGAAGATCTTTGGGGCCGGGAAACGGCTGCTGACCGGAGAATCCCTATTCATGACCGTTTTCTACAATACCATTCCCGGAAAAAAGAGGGTTTCTTTTGCTTCTCCTTATCCCGGTAAAATTATTGCCATCGACCTGTCCAGCAATGGGGGTCGCTTTGTTTGTCAAAAGGATGCCTTTCTCTGCGCGGCCAAAGGGGTTTCAGTAGGCATTGAATTCTCCAGAAAATTAGGTCGTGGTCTTTTTGGAGGGGAAGGTTTCATCATGCAGCGCCTGGAAGGAGACGGTCTGGCCTTCGTACATGCTGGAGGGACCACCTATAAGAAGGAATTACAGGCAGGGGAGAAGTTGAAGGTGGATACCGGATGCATCATTGGTTTTGACCATACCGTAAACTACGATATTGAATTCGTAGGGGGTATTCGTAATACCATCTTTGGAGGCGAAGGCTTGTTCTTTGCTACCCTGACCGGACCGGGAACCGTTTATGTTCAGTCTTTACCATTCAGCCGACTGGCCGGACGGGTATGGGCCGCTGCACCCAAGGGAGGCGGCAGAGATAAAGGAGAAGGCTCGATTTTAGGAGGACTCGGCGATCTGCTGGATGGCGACAATCGCTTTTAATGTTGAAAACTTTTCTGTTAA includes:
- a CDS encoding DUF4442 domain-containing protein, which produces MSLNPSKFNWYTFFNLPSAWWTGVRVKAIDAHQCVVSVKHRWINQNPFRSMFWAVQGMAAELATGALVMLAIRNSGKKISMLVANNNATFTKKATGRITFRCQDGAKIQEAIDRAVATGEGQTCWMQSVGVNKEGIPVSTFNFEWTVKAKSV
- a CDS encoding TIGR00266 family protein, yielding MNAHEIDYHIYGEEMQYVEIELDPQEGVIAEAGSFMMMDDGIKMETIFGDGSKNDSSIMGKIFGAGKRLLTGESLFMTVFYNTIPGKKRVSFASPYPGKIIAIDLSSNGGRFVCQKDAFLCAAKGVSVGIEFSRKLGRGLFGGEGFIMQRLEGDGLAFVHAGGTTYKKELQAGEKLKVDTGCIIGFDHTVNYDIEFVGGIRNTIFGGEGLFFATLTGPGTVYVQSLPFSRLAGRVWAAAPKGGGRDKGEGSILGGLGDLLDGDNRF